The following DNA comes from Kluyveromyces lactis strain NRRL Y-1140 chromosome E complete sequence.
ACAAAGCCACTTGTTGCCCAGCTGGAGCGCCAGCTCTTGTGCCCCATACACCTAACAACTTGACTAATGGATTTGTGGAAAATCTTTGGTACAAGATTTGAGAGATCAAAAAGATGTTTGAAGTTAAAGCAGACTGTAACATGATTGGAGTATTCGATGTGTAAAATAACTTGATTGGGTAACTGCCGTATTGTCCTCTAGTTCTGGTAGACTTAATTGGCAATTCGTAACGGAAACCTTGTAAGTACAAGACAGATAAGAAGACACCAATAGTTGAGAATACTTGGAACATATTTGGTAAGTTTTCCCTGTAGAAGGCCTCGACCAATGCTCTCTTCTTATCCTTTCTAATGGCTAGCAAATGGAACAATGCGATGACAGCAccttcaaattcttgacCACGCCCAACGTTGACAGTAGTTGGAGCAAATGCCTTCCAAGTGATCTGTTCAGCGATGTTGGTTGCTGTGAACAAAGAGATACCAGAACCCAAACCGTAACCCTTGGACAAAAGCTCATCTAGCAACAACACAGTAAAAGAGGCAAAAATCAACTGGaagatcaacaacaaagaGATAGCTAGACCCAAATCAGATGGCTTACCATAGTTACCAGTCAATACAACAACAATGGCTTGACCAAAGGTTAATAAGATAGCAAACACCTTTTGAGCAATTTGATATAATTCTCTGTCTTGCTTGTTTTCCATGTTCACCTGTAACAATTGAGTACCTTGcaagaattggaatatcaTGGACGAAGTAATGATTGGAGAGACACCCAATTCCATCAACGTACCACGATTAGAAGCCAACATGGCTCTTAACCAATACAATGGATCACTGGTTTCACTGGATACAATACCATATAATGGAATTTGACCCAACACCAAAAATaccaataaagaaacaCCTGTCCAAATCAACTTTTGTTTGTAAGGAACAGGTCTTTCTGGGGCAATAACCTCAGGCAAGTACGCCTCAAATGGCTTGAACAAATCCAAAACACGACCGCTCATTGTTCCTACGTTTCCTTAACTCAAAAAAAATCGGTATGTGATCTGTTTTATTCCTCCCACAACCTACTCTATAATACAATCAAATAGAGTGGAAACTCTTTATAGCAGCAATTCTAttgatcttcaaaagtAAAAGTATTTGTAAAGCACAATTGACTTAATACAAACAATGACTTCTTGTAAGAGTCTGTTAATCTTATAAGTTGAAAGGTAGCTTTGTTCTGTTTAGCGTTTTGAagtctttcttttggaCTGAACTGAACACGtactgaagaaaaggtgAAATTATCTGGCAATAAAAAATGGGCAAAATAAGAAACTCGtatcaaatgattcaatAAGGACAATGGTTCCACTTGACTCAAAGTCAGATATTCCAGTACCATACGTCCTATCTATGTTCGTGTATACATTAAATTATGAAGGGAATTGGTAGTATTTAGGCACTTCTAAGTCTTTTAGATTTTACCGTCGCTATTATAGTAATTGTGAGAGCCACTACTAGTGCAATAGTGGAGGCGGTAAATGCAGGCACAATGCAGTTGGGAGAAGAAGTGACAGGGTCGGCTGTGGCGGCTGGAATGACCGATTTGCAATTGGAATCGTGTACTTGAGCATACATGACGccaaaaaatgaagatcCAAATGCAGGTCCCAACATGAACGTACCGTAAGCGGTACCAAAGACCTCATCTCCCCAGAGATTAAGAGTTAATGCTGGGAATATGGTGAAAAGCCCACCGTATGTGAAACCCGAGATTGCACTTGCAATTGCGATGTAAGATATGTTCACCACGTTCATCGCATGAATAATGATTACCTGAGCAAGGATTGCAGATAAGAGCATCAATATAATGAGAGGAATCCTTGGCCAGTTCCATTTGGTGAACAGATCAATAAATAAACCAGACAATAGTCGTGAACTTGTAGAGAAAAGGGCAAACTGCGTCAAAACGTTGAAAGAGGATCCAGGCCCAAGTATCAAGCTTGTCAGGTTTACCATGTTTGTGTTGAACATTTCCATGACCCCCATACTGAGGAGCATTACTATCAGGAATGCGTATGCAATATAATCTTGGAAAAAGTTTCTGATCCTCTTATAAAACTCGCCTTTATTTCCACTAGCAAGTAATAGCGTggtttcatcttcaagtaCAATAGCATCCGCTCTTGCTGATGCATGCGATGCTGATGGAGATTGAGAACCACGAAGCTTAATGATAGAAATCGTACTAGTGGAAATCCATGTCAACAAAAATACAAACGTGTAGAAGACAGCGAACGATTTAAAGACAACAGCAAGATCTAGGTAACCGTCCTCTTTAGAATGGAACCATGGTAATTTAATTACCTGCAACCCAATTACGGAGGATAATCCAAAACATGTCGTGGGGAAACTGATTGACAATAGTTTTGTATCGGGGTACAGCTTTGCACAAGTAATTAAAGCGCAAAAGTACAGCGAACTGGTAGCGATTCCAACAATTGCAAATGCCACTACGGAGAGGGCAAAACATGGATCGGATCCCAACTGGAAAACACAAGATAGGTATAAATAGCTGGGAACGAAACCAATGAAGGAAAGCCAACTTAATATCACAGGGCCGTGAGAATCGGATAATATACCTAATAATGGAGGAGTCAAATAAGCTCCTAAATTCCCTGCAGCATAAAGTAAATTAACGTCAAGTGAAGAGTATCCTAACCTTAATTCCCACGGTACTGCATATACCGAAATCATAGAAAAAAGCCCAGCAGAAATGGATGAGAATAAAGATATAATGAATGTTGAATTATGAATGGTGGACCATTCgaatgaatttgaaagcCATGTTCGAATATGATAGGTGAGCCAATGCTCGATATTTGATAATCTCATATGAACGGAATTTTTCTAGCCCTGACGCCCTTGCTTGTGTTTTTTGGCATGCAAAGATGGGTTACCAGGTGGATTCCGAGACcttttcattatcaagTAGATCAAAAATTACGTGTATTACATCGTCCTATAAGTGTTCtagctttcttttttaactttttgaaattttggtAGAGAAAACCGTCATTACCAGTAAAAGTTGTGAATGAAGTGTGTttttatatacatatacACTGTAAGGACGTTCACATGTAGATGAGGGAAGGAGCTTTTTACTGCCATGCAAAATTTATCTTAGAACGCGCTCAAGTTCGGACAAACACccatatttttttgatttccaTGTTTTCGACTGAGAAGTATTCCAATCTGTAGAATCATCCGTAGTCAGGGTCACAGATGACCTAGAGTACTGTTCGAATTGTGATATCAGGAACTGTTTCACTTCATCGTGGTTGAACGGTGGTTTAGAATGAACATATGATGCTTGGTTCGTTTGGGAATTCTGCCCATTGCTGttgttattttttttcttgttacTGCGTGAGTCCTGCGAAGAGATACTACTTCTACTGGTATTTTCACTTGTTACTGGAGTAGGAATGGCTGAAGCAGAAGTGGGAGAAGCGGTCGTATATGCcatacttttttttttcaacgCAGAGCTTTCACTTCCCCAAGCACCAAGTTTCTTACTTTGCCAAGCATTAGCCATTGTTAAGCAGTGTATAGGAAAACCGGATGGATAATTCTATTTATTCCCAACGGAAAAGTACGTTACCAGACGGCGAAAGAGAGATCCTATGGAAATACAATCGTGTACACAAGGAACGATTTGATGGAGCTTACTTCCGCTCTACCTTGACGATTGTTACAACTGATCAAAGGAATATGCCGAAATCGCTTCTTCATGTTAGATTTTCTTATTGCAGTAGACCAGAACACGTGACCCGAATTTTTGGACGGATCTCAGTTACTTTTCACGAgatatccgggtaatatCACGGTATTTAAATCTACTTGTCAAACACCCATCAACCACACATACATAAATTCTCCCGGTCGCCCCTCTGGTTCCCCCCCACTACCGATACAGCACTGGCagaaattggaaaaccAAAGACGAAAACATGTTCCCGGAGCTCCAATGAACCCACACATCACGATATATGACCCCAGATTCATTtaatttgaagatcaataaaacctttttttttattttcccTCTCAGTGTTATGAGCAAAATCACCTTAAATCGCTACAGAAAACACATAATCAAATAGTACTTGCAAATCATGTTCTGTTTCAAGTGACTAGGAAATGCCTTAGCACACTACGTGCCATACTGCGTCCATAGCGAGCTTTTCTCATtctgtttttcttttgtttccttCGCGCCAGAAATGGTGCGGTTCTTGCGATTTTTCAAAGCTAGAAGAAATTCAGAGACCAGATAATCGATATCAGACAGAGTAATGAACTGGCTTCGTTGGTTTCTTCGGGGGTAGAATTTTCCGAATTAATCCGTTGCGTTGTCCGCTACTTGCGTATGGATGTAAGTCGTGTATATTGTCTGTTTGATCCTTATTTTAGTGTATATAAATTGGATTCAAACCAGTTTTATGATTTCGATCCTCTTCAGCACTTTATGACTTATTATTGGATTCGAGCATTAGTTTCAAATTAAAGGCATAATCAAGTAGAAAGAAGActattcaattcatttcCCTTCCGAAGCTTCGCATATCCCGATTAAATAATTAATAAATGGCTGGTATTAAACACAGAAGAGACTCAGCTGAGTCTATCAATACCGACATCATCACGTTGTCCCGTTTTATCTTGGACCAACAGCATCTTTCTGCGAAAAATGCCACTGGGGAGTTTTCTATGCTTTTGAACTCTTTGCAGTTTGCATTTAAATTTATTTCTCAAACAATTAGACGTGCTGAATTGGTTAACTTGATCGGATTGGCTGGTGCTTCAAATAGTACCGGTGACCAGCAAAAGAAGTTGGATGTGTTGGGTGAtgaaatcttcatcaatgCTATGAAAGCGTCTGGTAACGTCAAGGTACTTGTGtctgaagaacaagaagatttgatcGTTTTCCGTAACAGCCCTGGTAAATACGCGGTATGTTGTGACCCAATTGATGGTTCGTCTAACTTGGATGCTGGTGTCTCAGTGGGTACCATTGTCTCTCTGTTCAAGATTCATGAGAATCAGAATGGTAACTCTGGGGAAGAAGATAGTGAGGGTACCATCAACGATGTTGCTCGTTGCGGTAGAGAAATGGTTGCTGCTTGTTACACTATGTACGGTGCGTCCACGCATTTGGTTTTAACTACCGGTGCAGGTGTCAATGGGTTCACTTTGGACAATAACTTGGGTGAATTTATCTTGACTTACCCAGAATTGAGACTACCTGAGCAAAAATCTATTTACTCCATCAATGAGGGGAACACCTGCTATTGGGAACCAACTATCGCTGATTTCATTGCCaagttgaaggaaaacAGCGAAGAAAATAACGGTAAGCCTTACTCTGCTCGTTACATCGGTTCAATGGTCGCTGACGTACACAGAACTTTACTATATGGTGGTTTATTCTCTTACCCAGGTGATAAGAAAAATCCTAACGGGAAGTTAAGATTGTTATATGAAGCATTCCCAATGGCTTTCCTTGTTGAACAAGCTGGTGGTAAAGCCGTTAATGATAGAGGTGAACGTATCTTGGATTTGGTCCCTCAACATATTCACGACAAAAGCAGTATCTGGTTAGGTAGCTCTGGAGACGTTGATAAATATTTAAAGCATATCGGTAAGTTGTAAATACGTATACGAACCTCCcatcaacagaagaaaattaaGTAACATAATAATTCATGAAATACCACATTAAAAATAAATTAATAACCGACCTTGAATAACTATTTCACGATTCCAGTATTTACATTTATCATACATTCTCTTGTATTATAGAAAGTACTgttaaatataaaaagTAAGAATCTCTTATTTATATTCTCTAAATAACTTCTTTGAGTAAACTACTACGTTCAGTGGGTTCTGGATTGGTCACAACAGTCCCATTAGAGTGAATAGAAGAACGGTCCAGGTCAACTATTTCCTCTTCGTAATCATCTGCAGTCAAACGATGCTGATCTTCAAAACGTCTGGCAGAGTTATACGCGATCACATCTGCAGGTAAAACGGTATCCACGATGGCTTCGGAGTATCCAATATTTTTCAGCTCGTCGTTCATCAACTTGTGAACACGGTTACATAGATCACCTAcgtcttctttcttcaaattttccGTGCTAATTGGCTCAAGAACCTTGACTGTTATGGTACCCCTGTTAAAGACTCCAGACCTGGGGTGATAGATGGAACTAGTGTTTGATACAACAACAGGGATTATCTGTATTTTCCCCTGTTGCGCCAAATGGAAAGCACCTTTCTTAAATGCTGATAGTTCTAGCTTTGTAGAATAAGATCTAGTTCCCTCAGGGAAAATCCAGAGGGCCCTTTTATCCTTCTTTAGGTTGGCCAAAGAGTCATTTAAGACCTTGATGGCCTTTTCTCTGCTAGATCTATCCAAGAACAAAGTACCGCTAAGACTCATAAACCAACCCAGTAAGGGAACCCACTTTATCTGTTTCTTAGCAGTAACTGTGCATCCAGGTGGGAAAGTTCTACCCAGCATTAGGATATCCAATTCAGATTGATGGTTCGAGATAAAAATAGCTGGCAAATCGTTCAATCTTTCACCATTGATCAAATTAATCTTAATACCCATGATGAAACCCATCACTCCATAGAAACAGCGAGCAGTACTCCATTGCGCCAAATGCTTTTTACcaattaatgaaaatacaATCGATGCAAGCACACCATACAATGCACACGATGATAAAAGTGTAACTGCAATGACAGACTTCCCCCAGAAAACTATTTTGCTGAAAAAACCCATAGCTGAATTAAATGGATTTTGTTTAATGTTTCCCACTGCTCACACAGTAATAGAATCAACAAATAACTGAGTGTACTATTGGTACCTTATGCAATGATTTTTCGACTGTTTTTTGTTGGTATTATTATTCGAGAAACTATTTCAATCTTGTGAGAttttttaaaaaaaagaacgAGAACGAGATGAAACTCAACATTGTAACAACAGTTGGAACGAACATACCCAGAAAGTTTCGTGATAGCGGAATCGGCAGCAATCAATTATCTGTTAAAACCAGACAGATCCAGTTAGAACTGTGAATTTGCAAACTAAATAATCCTGGATATGATCCATGTATTTAGTGaaatcatcaccatcaaaTAAAGGAACAGAGCACCTGGATAACAATTGAGGGCATTTGAAATCTGTGTTCAAGTAGCAAACGACGTAGCGAAAATTAAATGAACGTTGTGTCAAGGTGCAAAGTGTACTCTTTGGACCAATTTACAAGTCCATACCAGTATACATGCGAAGTCAACGGTAAGAAATGTACCAGGATTCACGTCGTACAGGAATCTCTGCGAGGAAACGGTAAAACAAGAACCATAGTGAACACAGTGCGCGAACAATGTGAGGGGAACGGACTAATCTTGAACATTTCTTCGATGCCCCGGAACGACCACAACGACAATGACTTGCTCGAAACATACCCGGAATTCCAACAGACTAATCTTTCCATGCTTCAGTTCGATTCCTTTATTCAATTTATGTCTCAATTATGTACAGATCCCGTGACCGCATTGTCTAGATGCCAACCGCAGAATTCGGAAACGTCTACATCGAAGCAGTTGGCATGGGTCCTCATTGATAATTTGTCGCACTTATCCATGGACCCCAAATTCGACGCCAAGTTGCTCAACAGATCAATTAGACTCGTACAACAGACTTTCGGTTCTGTCGTTATCTCTACAAGTTTGCCCTTATCGTTCCATGGTGGTATAGAAAGCACGTTTAAACAtcaatcaacaaaatgTGCAAGTGGTGACCGTCTGTTACCCTATTTCAATGAATCCGACATTATCCTATAAGCTCTACAAAACGCTGTGCTAGAAACCGTGTTGCCCTACTATGTGATCTTCTCATCTCTGCATGGCAAAAGGACATGGTTCTGTCTACACcaaacaattttttttttttttcatgcATTTTTGAACATGGAAAAACGTTAAAGAATTACGAAATGACATTCCAATTGAAGTTATGATACAGGTTCTAATCGATACTGTTAACATCCTTGTCTTTGTGCATTGTAGCTTCCATTTCCTTTCAGAACTGGGTTAAAGTTTAAGGCTTTTTCCCTATTGTTTGTGGTCATTTATCTAGCTGTCTATTGGATTGTTTGGATCATAGCCGTAAAGAATCGAATCGCACTTCTCATAACAAGTTATACTGGAAACAATGTCATTTTCCCAAGAGATCCGTCGTCGTGGGTCTTATGCCCCAATCGATTTCACTCCTGAGGTGTCTCAGGCTTGCCGCAAACAAGTGGAATTCTACTTCAGTGAATATAATTTGCCCTACGATAAATTTTTACGCTCTCTATGCGAACAGAATGACGGATGGATTCCAATTACGACACTTGCGTCTTTCAACAGAATGAAAAAGTATAGACCTGTCGACAAAGTTGTTGATTGTTTAAAGGACTCGACGATTCTAGAGGTTAGCGCTGATGGTGAAAATGTGCGTAGAAAGAGTCCATTAGAGACAGTTGATTTTAAGGACAGGAACGAAAGAGTGTTAGTGTTTATGAACTTTAAGAAGAtcgaaaatgaagataaaGATAAATTCCTAGAATTACAAGAAGAACTAGAgaagttcttcaatggGTTCACCACTGTTAACCAAGTTCGTTTGAAGAAGGACCATAAGAAATACTTCAACGGTGTTGTCGAAGTCGAATTCAAGACGAAGGAGGAATGtgtcaaattctttgagGAACACAAGACCGATTTCTCATATCAGGGACAACCATTGGAAGTTGTCACTAAGAAGCAATACAGCCTCGCCAAGAATGCAACTagatcaaagaatttcGGTGGTTCTGGTCAAAAGACAAGATCATTAACTGGTTACAGGAAGAACATCCCAAAGACTAATGACGAAACTCCTGAAGCCAGTTCTGAATCAAAGCTCAGTGAAGGAGATGCCAATGCTCCAACTGAGAAGAAATCGGAAGAAAGTGCCACAGAAACTGCTTAAGGCAGTCCGGGCTATTCTCATATTGTTATTCTAAAGCTCTTTTTTCCGGTGTCAATCGAACTCTTTGCCAGTAAATTGTAAGAGGATGGATACCAATGGAATCTCCAAGAAAAGAGGTTTAACGAAATAATAAATACACACACTTATATATGATAAATAATGACATATATTAAGTTtttaagaagaaaaatataaagTTTACCCATAAatgttttttgtttaaagACTAGAATGGAAATTGTCACTTGTATCGATTCTTATCATTCAAATAGCTCTCTTCACATTCAATTTCCTAACACTCATAGTCTGTCTGTCTTTAGGATCGTACCATCCACCATTCTCGGTGGGGAATGGTGCAGGGGTTGCATAGTTGTAATCTGAAGGTCTTGTGTATGACCAACCTGGGGTGATGGTGGTTTTTTGCtgcaaagaattgatcAGCGAAGGGAAGTAAGACACCGCACTTGTCGCGTATCTTCTTGACCAAGTCTCCAAAGTTACAGTAGAACCCGGTTGTTGTTGCATTGGAGCAAATCTGGAAATACCCGTTTGTTTGGTATATGGAATAGTG
Coding sequences within:
- the SEC61 gene encoding translocon subunit SEC61 (highly similar to uniprot|P32915 Saccharomyces cerevisiae YLR378C SEC61 Essential subunit of Sec61 complex (Sec61p Sbh1p and Sss1p) forms a channel for SRP- dependent protein import and retrograde transport of misfolded proteins out of the ER with Sec63 complex allows SRP-independent protein import into ER), whose protein sequence is MSGRVLDLFKPFEAYLPEVIAPERPVPYKQKLIWTGVSLLVFLVLGQIPLYGIVSSETSDPLYWLRAMLASNRGTLMELGVSPIITSSMIFQFLQGTQLLQVNMENKQDRELYQIAQKVFAILLTFGQAIVVVLTGNYGKPSDLGLAISLLLIFQLIFASFTVLLLDELLSKGYGLGSGISLFTATNIAEQITWKAFAPTTVNVGRGQEFEGAVIALFHLLAIRKDKKRALVEAFYRENLPNMFQVFSTIGVFLSVLYLQGFRYELPIKSTRTRGQYGSYPIKLFYTSNTPIMLQSALTSNIFLISQILYQRFSTNPLVKLLGVWGTRAGAPAGQQVALSGLSYYIQPPFSVTDALLDPIKTVVYVGFVLGACALFSKTWIEISGTSPRDVAKQFKDQGLTINGKRETNVYKELKKIIPTAAAFGGAVIGALSVGSDLLGTLGSGTSILMATTTIYGYYEVAAKEGGFTKNLVSGFSEMM
- the MCH1 gene encoding Mch1p (similar to uniprot|Q07376 Saccharomyces cerevisiae YDL054C) produces the protein MRLSNIEHWLTYHIRTWLSNSFEWSTIHNSTFIISLFSSISAGLFSMISVYAVPWELRLGYSSLDVNLLYAAGNLGAYLTPPLLGILSDSHGPVILSWLSFIGFVPSYLYLSCVFQLGSDPCFALSVVAFAIVGIATSSLYFCALITCAKLYPDTKLLSISFPTTCFGLSSVIGLQVIKLPWFHSKEDGYLDLAVVFKSFAVFYTFVFLLTWISTSTISIIKLRGSQSPSASHASARADAIVLEDETTLLLASGNKGEFYKRIRNFFQDYIAYAFLIVMLLSMGVMEMFNTNMVNLTSLILGPGSSFNVLTQFALFSTSSRLLSGLFIDLFTKWNWPRIPLIILMLLSAILAQVIIIHAMNVVNISYIAIASAISGFTYGGLFTIFPALTLNLWGDEVFGTAYGTFMLGPAFGSSFFGVMYAQVHDSNCKSVIPAATADPVTSSPNCIVPAFTASTIALVVALTITIIATVKSKRLRSA
- the PBP4 gene encoding Pbp4p (some similarities with uniprot|Q07362 Saccharomyces cerevisiae YDL053C PBP4 Pbp1p binding protein, interacts strongly with Pab1p-binding protein 1 (Pbp1p) in the yeast two-hybrid system); the encoded protein is MANAWQSKKLGAWGSESSALKKKSMAYTTASPTSASAIPTPVTSENTSRSSISSQDSRSNKKKNNNSNGQNSQTNQASYVHSKPPFNHDEVKQFLISQFEQYSRSSVTLTTDDSTDWNTSQSKTWKSKKYGCLSELERVLR
- the FBP1 gene encoding fructose 1,6-bisphosphate 1-phosphatase (highly similar to uniprot|P09201 Saccharomyces cerevisiae YLR377C FBP1 Fructose-1 6-bisphosphatase key regulatory enzyme in the gluconeogenesis pathway required for glucose metabolism) is translated as MAGIKHRRDSAESINTDIITLSRFILDQQHLSAKNATGEFSMLLNSLQFAFKFISQTIRRAELVNLIGLAGASNSTGDQQKKLDVLGDEIFINAMKASGNVKVLVSEEQEDLIVFRNSPGKYAVCCDPIDGSSNLDAGVSVGTIVSLFKIHENQNGNSGEEDSEGTINDVARCGREMVAACYTMYGASTHLVLTTGAGVNGFTLDNNLGEFILTYPELRLPEQKSIYSINEGNTCYWEPTIADFIAKLKENSEENNGKPYSARYIGSMVADVHRTLLYGGLFSYPGDKKNPNGKLRLLYEAFPMAFLVEQAGGKAVNDRGERILDLVPQHIHDKSSIWLGSSGDVDKYLKHIGKL
- the SLC1 gene encoding 1-acylglycerol-3-phosphate O-acyltransferase SLC1 (similar to uniprot|P33333 Saccharomyces cerevisiae YDL052C SLC1 fatty acyltransferase), which gives rise to MGFFSKIVFWGKSVIAVTLLSSCALYGVLASIVFSLIGKKHLAQWSTARCFYGVMGFIMGIKINLINGERLNDLPAIFISNHQSELDILMLGRTFPPGCTVTAKKQIKWVPLLGWFMSLSGTLFLDRSSREKAIKVLNDSLANLKKDKRALWIFPEGTRSYSTKLELSAFKKGAFHLAQQGKIQIIPVVVSNTSSIYHPRSGVFNRGTITVKVLEPISTENLKKEDVGDLCNRVHKLMNDELKNIGYSEAIVDTVLPADVIAYNSARRFEDQHRLTADDYEEEIVDLDRSSIHSNGTVVTNPEPTERSSLLKEVI
- the PSY3 gene encoding Psy3p (weakly similar to uniprot|Q12318 Saccharomyces cerevisiae YLR376C), whose translation is MNVVSRCKVYSLDQFTSPYQYTCEVNGKKCTRIHVVQESLRGNGKTRTIVNTVREQCEGNGLILNISSMPRNDHNDNDLLETYPEFQQTNLSMLQFDSFIQFMSQLCTDPVTALSRCQPQNSETSTSKQLAWVLIDNLSHLSMDPKFDAKLLNRSIRLVQQTFGSVVISTSLPLSFHGGIESTFKHQSTKCASGDRLLPYFNESDIIL
- the LHP1 gene encoding tRNA maturation protein LHP1 (similar to uniprot|P33399 Saccharomyces cerevisiae YDL051W LHP1 RNA binding protein), which codes for MSFSQEIRRRGSYAPIDFTPEVSQACRKQVEFYFSEYNLPYDKFLRSLCEQNDGWIPITTLASFNRMKKYRPVDKVVDCLKDSTILEVSADGENVRRKSPLETVDFKDRNERVLVFMNFKKIENEDKDKFLELQEELEKFFNGFTTVNQVRLKKDHKKYFNGVVEVEFKTKEECVKFFEEHKTDFSYQGQPLEVVTKKQYSLAKNATRSKNFGGSGQKTRSLTGYRKNIPKTNDETPEASSESKLSEGDANAPTEKKSEESATETA